The following coding sequences are from one Rhodothermales bacterium window:
- a CDS encoding HU family DNA-binding protein — MPDAPSLQISEALGNVIREALIRREQVDIPGLGTFRVERRSSEMTEDADGALVMKPPRDEVVFIPDFQ; from the coding sequence ATGCCCGACGCACCGTCCCTTCAGATCAGTGAAGCCCTCGGCAATGTGATCCGCGAAGCGCTGATCCGGCGCGAACAGGTCGATATCCCCGGTCTGGGCACGTTTCGGGTCGAGCGGCGCTCCAGCGAAATGACCGAAGACGCCGACGGGGCGTTGGTCATGAAGCCCCCGCGCGATGAAGTCGTCTTCATTCCCGATTTTCAGTAA